In Janthinobacterium sp. B9-8, the genomic stretch TTTGTAGCCATAGCACGGGGCTATTGGCAGCTACCTTTCTGATTTTAGGCAGCGTGAAGTGCTGATCCAATACGGCCATATGTACGCTCATGATCATCCTCTCTGGTGATGGCCTTTTTTCGGATCCGATTCGTATTTATCGAAGCTGGCTCCGCCCCTTGGCCGACAAAAACTGGCGACCACAAAAACAGATGGTCATTTATTTTTTAGTACAACTTTGGCAAGGCACTTCTAAAAAGCAGACAGGCGGTAAAAACCAATGGCGTGGTGTAAGAAATATCATGGGCTATCTGACTTGCATATGTCAGATCTTCTGCTACGTTATATGAATAAAGATTAAAACAGCGACCGTCCCTGTCATTAAGAGGAAGGCGCTACACCTCGGGAGGTGAGTAATGCGCAGACTTGCATTAGCTTTAATGCTGCCTGCTATTGCAAAAGCAGGGGAAATGAACTTTCCACCGGCGCAATCTGCAATAGCACACGAAATCACTAATCTGCATACGCTATTGATGTGGGTCATTCTGGTGATTTTTCTTTTAGTATTTGGCGTGATGTTTTACGCCATCCTGAAACACCGAAAATCCTTGGGCCATGCGGCCAAACCTTTCCACGAAAACACCACGGTTGAAATTCTCTGGACCGTTATTCCTGCGCTGATTCTCATCGCGATGGCTTGGCCTGCCGCACGCGTAGTGATTGCGCAAAAAGACACCCGAGATTCAGAAATCACCATTAAAGCCACTGGCTATCAATGGTTCTGGGGCTACAAGTATCTGGATCATGGTGTTGATTTTAAAAGCCGCCTCACCACGAATCGCAATCAGATTGAAGAATATAAGGGCAAAGGCAGCCCTAAGGGTGAGCACTACCTCTTAGAAGTAGACGAGCCTTTAGTAGTGCCCGTTGGCAAAAAAATCCGCATTCTGACCACCAGTAACGATGTTATCCACTCATGGGCCATGCCTGCCTTTGGCGTAAAACAAGATGCGATTCCGGGCTTTATACGCGATACCTGGTTTAAGGCCGAAAACACCGGCACCTTCCGCGGCCAGTGCTCCGAGCTCTGTGGTAAGGACCACGGCTTTATGCCCGTGGTCGTTAAAGTGGTGACCGACAAAGAATTTCAGGACTGGGTAGGCAAAAAACAAGCCGAGGCCAAAGCCGCTTCTGACGATCCAAACAAAAAATGGACCAAGGACGAGCTAATCGCCCGAGGCCGATCTGTTTACGAAGGCAATTGCTTTGCCTGTCATAAGGCTGACGGAAAGGGCTCTGGCCCTTACCCATCGTTGGT encodes the following:
- the coxB gene encoding cytochrome c oxidase subunit II, whose protein sequence is MRRLALALMLPAIAKAGEMNFPPAQSAIAHEITNLHTLLMWVILVIFLLVFGVMFYAILKHRKSLGHAAKPFHENTTVEILWTVIPALILIAMAWPAARVVIAQKDTRDSEITIKATGYQWFWGYKYLDHGVDFKSRLTTNRNQIEEYKGKGSPKGEHYLLEVDEPLVVPVGKKIRILTTSNDVIHSWAMPAFGVKQDAIPGFIRDTWFKAENTGTFRGQCSELCGKDHGFMPVVVKVVTDKEFQDWVGKKQAEAKAASDDPNKKWTKDELIARGRSVYEGNCFACHKADGKGSGPYPSLVGSKIVLGPIADHLGMVLKGKNAMPAWSALSDTEIAAVVTYERNSFGNTVGDALFPADVKAARK